The sequence below is a genomic window from Malassezia restricta chromosome IV, complete sequence.
AAGCGGAATAGAAAAATTGAAGGAACATggtccagcggcgcaggtaATGTCATGACAGGGCAGGATGAGAAGGGTGTAGCATTTTTCAATCCCATGCGACGCCATTTCACGGTGCCACCCACGGCAGGATATTCTTACAGCTTCACCAAGGATGGACATTTCGAAATGGCTCAATTCACATACCAAACGAATCCCAAAGATGTTCATTGCTTTAGTGCGTCACTTGTATGGCAACACGGCACGTATAAATACGATGGTACCAACATTTACATGTCGCCATACAAGGGCGACGGTGCTATCCAGACGATGGGCGAATGCCTTGATCCGCAAGTACAAATGAATTATTACGCCGAGAAAGAGGTGGGTGCGAACGTGACTGTCTATACCGACAATGACATTGTCTTTTATCCTGACGAATCGATGTATGTTCTTCAGATGCATAAATTCAATGGCAAACCCCTTCCCAAAATGTACTTGCGCTACCGCCCACCTCGCATGATGCCCACGCGGTCCATCTTTAAGCAAGTCATCGGCGCTCCTGGATAAGCTTCCCTACGTATTTGTTCCATAGAATGCCTCTTGTGCTTATATTCCCTCGTCCTACTATGGGTAGTGTATCCCACCTCGAACCGCGTCCTGCGATGCTACGGCCGCGGCAGCGGGTGTGCTGCACTCTGACTAAGCATGGAGGACAATCCTGCTTCGTTCTGGGCAACTACCTGCGGCCGTTCGTACAGTGCGTCCTACGTCTTCGTTGCATCATGTCGCGTGTCCCCCGACTTGTGCTGGAGGTGCTCAAGTCGCGTGCGACGCTCCGGGATTCGAAACCGTACCTCTCCATGTTTACGCAGCGACAGCCTACCCCACCAGTGCCTCGATCTGCCGCCCAGGACCGTGCGGTGTTGCATGACAAGGCACAATCCATGTCTGACTCACCTCCCTTGAGCCTTGCCACGGATGCTACCAGCACAGCAGATCGAACGTCTCGTACAGTGCCCTCACTAGATAAAACATATACCGCGCTCGTCAAGCTACAAGGGCCATTTTCTGATCGTCAACTTGGGTCTATCGCAGAGGGTTTGGTGTATCTACAAAAATTAGGGTTGATGTGCGCCATCGTCTTGGACCACGACTCGTGGCCACGTTCATATCCAGAAGCGCTGGAGGACGAAGACCTCCTTTCGTATACCTCATCATCTCCCGAGACGTGTCGGGGTCTTCTAGAGGCAGGTCTGCGAAAACGCATGGTCCAAGAGCTGTGGCGCGTAGCCGATGCCTTGACGGATGCCGGTGCTTCTTCGTGGCCTCATACCGATGCTGTCATGTGTATCTCGTCGCATCTGTCGAACATGCACCTGGTGGGCGATGCTTCCTTGCACAATGTATATCGGGCCTTACGAGGAGGCCACATACCCATCATCATGCCGATGGCTCTATACGAGCCACCGAACGAGCATACGCTGCGGAATGTATGTGTAGATGCGAATCAGGTGATGGTTTCGCTGTCGCGAGAAATGTCGTCCGAGAACCAGACGGAAGATCTCACGCCTCTTCGACTCATGGTGATCTCACGCGAAGGCGGTGTTCCGTCGCACGCGAGGAATGGCCATCCGCATCTCATGATCAATTTGGCATCCGAGTACGAATCCATACGCGCGTCCTACATCTGGAACGAAACGCATCCCGCCGCGCTGAGCAACTTGACTATGCTGCGCGACTGTTTGGCATACATGCCTCATGTGGCCTCCGGCCTTATGGCGTCGCATCGATCGCCACAGAGTCTCGTGGCTAACCTGATCACCAACAAGGCCGCGTACTCGCCCAGCTTGCCACCGCGCTTACTCGCTGCGCGCCGGGAGATGCGGCATATGCCGACGGTGGTGCGTGCCGGTATGCCTGTCAGTGTGATGACTCGGTGGCAAGACATTGACTTGGGCCGGGTGCAAAAGGTTCTCGAGAGCAGCTTTCACCGCAAACTGGACGCCCCGGCGTACTTTGCTCGCCTAGAAAAATGTCTCGACTTTATGATCGTGACAGGCGATTACGAAGGCCTTGCCATCGTGACGCGTGAATATGCGCCGGATGATCTGCCGCATACGGAACCGATCGCGTATCTGGACAAATTTGCCATCCTGCCCTCGCTACAGGGcagtggcgccgtcgactTTTTGTGGAATGCCTTGCGTGATGAAgtgcatggcctcggcctgctcgatGCTCTGAACAACAATGGCGGCCACAACGGCATCGGTCAAGGCCGGGATCTGGTCTGGAAGAGCCGTGCGGCGAACAAAGTCAACCGCTGGTACTTTGAGCGCAGCAATGGATTCATGACCCTGCCTGGTCCCCCGCCCCATTGGTACCTATTCTGGTGTGATGCGGAAGACCGGCTGAAGCGGTATGCTGGAGAGCCCGTCGTGTCCCCTGGTGCTCGGTTGGATGACGTGTGGACCAATGCGTCGGAGACGGCGCCGATGCTTCCGATTATTGTGCCTGAGGAGCAGGGTCGGTGGGATCGGTGGGCGCGATGTCTCCAGCGCATTCCCTCAGCATGGAAAGCCTAGTAAGGTTTCCATATACCCCGCCGCCATTCCTCTGCGCGGTACTCGTACATGAGCTGCGCTGCTATAAACAGCACAACAATGAGCTGGAGCAGGCATACGCGCCCTGCTCCTGTCTCCACCATCTGAGACCACACGAACTGTACGCCATCGAGCCCAATCACAAACCCAACGAGGTTGGCCGAGATCATCATGAACATGTTGGCCACGGTGCCCAGGGCACGAACATGGCGGAACCATGGGCGTTGGCCATATACCCTACTAGGCACCAGGGAGCGGCCCACGATCTCTGGCACCAGGAACAACACAATCAGCCATGCCCACGCCAGGAGCGTAAAGGACAAATCATGCCACAATGCCACGAATGTAAATACGACAAGGGACGATACCAGCTGGCGCTTGGCACCGCCCAATGGGATGTAGATGTAGCGCACGACCCACAAATTGTAGCTCctgtgccacgcacgccaaAAGCGCAGCGCGGAAGGGCTGTTGGTAATGGACCGGATCACGTTTTCTGGCACATCCACGCCGTCGAGCAGGGCCCACAAGCGAAACAGGCGCCATGGCACCACGAGCTTGAACCACACGAACTCCAAGGACCAGAAGCTGAGAATGGCCATCTCCATCGGCGTGTAGGCATCCCACACACCTGCTGTTTTGATCGCATTGACGTACATGTAATGCAGCATGAACTCGATGCTCAGCACAGCAAAAAGACAGCGACAGGCGTACACGGCTATGACCCGCACGGGGATATGCAGTGGCTTGCATACCTGGGACCAAAAGTCGTTGAATGTCACGATGGGACCCGCGATAAACAGAGGGGGATACGAAAGGTATAAGAGCTGTGCCGTGAGAGAGTAAGCCGGCAATTCGTGCGGCAGATGCATGCGGTCCTTAGATGGCACGCCCGTTGGCACTGGTTTCGTGCCACGCCGGCATCGCGCCCATACGTAGTCGAGCGCAAAGCTCACAAGTCGCAGCATAGTAAAGTTGTAGCTGATGTACCAGCGCGGTACCAGACCCGCATATGTATCGAGCCATGCGAGGGAGGGCCAAAACGTCGCGAATGGCATGCCGTTGGTATAAAAGACCAAGAATAGCATCCCCCCATTGTATGCCCAGATCATCGcttggacgatgtgcgGCGGCAGCCACGCTGCACTGGAGGCAAGCACATAGTTGAGGATGCTGAACACGAAAAGCTTTACGGCATTGATGCCGTGGAGCGCCGTGACAAAGACGGCGCCCGTGACGCCCAAGAAAgccatgcgcacatgcTGAGCGTGGGGACCACTCCTGCTCGCGATCCATCGCACCAGACGCGACAAGGCCGCATACGACAGCATCAATACAAGTAACAAGAGGCCATGATCACGCAGGAGACGGTACTGGTGGTCGCTAttgtcgcgcatgcgacCGCCCATCCAGCCATCGACGAGGTAGTAATAGTACTTGGCATATTCAGGTCGAGAGGGCGAGCTTAGGTACATGGGCACATAGATCATGTAGGGAATCACCAGGGCCGCGGCCACGTAGTAGAGGTAAAACTCCCACGTCGTCCAGtgcggcggcgacggcggtggcATGTCTGACGCCTGTGCTTTACTGGTATCTTGTGCGGGCTCCGTAGCGTATGCATTCGGCGTCAGAGACGTGACATGGCGCATCCGCGCCCCGACCGACGAAAGACGCGGATGTGGATCGTCTCCGCCCGCCTGTGTGGCTAGGTGCATGGGCAGCATAGGACCAGCCCGAGGCGTGGTGGGTAGTGGAGGCGTGTAGAAAGCAGGGAGCTACGTTGCCTTCCACCAGCATGGCGGTACGTACGTCCTACTGACGCCGCAGATCCAGTGGGTGCTCCTTATATCGCGCCAGGGCAAGGTGCGCCTGTCAAAATGGTACGGGACTATGAGTCAGAAGAGCAAGGCCAAGATTGTGAAGGATATTACGCAGATCATTctcgcgcggcgctctcGTATGTGCAACTTTGTGGAATACAAGGAGAACAAGGTGGTGTATCGTCGCTACGCATCACTGTTTTTTGTCGCAGGCATTTCGCCGGACGACAATGAGCTCACGACGCTCGAAGTGATCCATCGATTTGTCGAGGTGCTCGACCGCTACTTTGGCAATGTGTGCGAGCTCGATCTCATCTTCAACTTCCAAAAAGCCTACCAAGTGCTGGATGAGCTTTTGATGGCGGGTGAGCTGCAAGAGTCGAGCAAAAAGTCCGTCTTGCGCGTCGTGATGCAGGGCGATAACGTAGAAGAGGCGGAAAACGAAGACAACCTGGCGCGCATCGGCAGTCGGTCTGGTTAGCATACCCTATGTAATTAATTGACGGGCTTGACCAAACCCTGTGATAGCTTATAGTACACGACCGTGGCGTCGTTCGACATCATGGCCAGCAGTACGTGCGTGGTCGCTGCATCAGGCGGGAGGTGCGCGAAGAGCTCGGTGAACATGTGCGTGTCGACCGTCTGTtccagctgcagcggcacgacgaCTTGCCGGTGCTCGCTGGCGTcaggcgcctcgcccaCGAGGATCGCCCATCCCGGCTTGCCCAACGACGCCGTGTCGCGCACATCCAAGGCACGCCATCGCGCGGCATACTTGAGGTCCACGTACGTTTGGAATAGCGCGCCTGCCTGCGCGGGATACTTGGCACACAGcggctcgacggcggcatAGGCCgcgtggcgctcggcgtgcAAAGGTTCCGCCATCGAGGTGGAAAAAAAGGCGTGGCCCACCACGCCGCCATCCCACATCTACCCGTCTGCCCTATCCAGCCAACCCTACCGACCCTTGTTCTACAGCGCCCGTATGCAGATCCGTGCCGCCTGTGCGCAGCGTAtccatcgtgcgcacaaTCAAGGCGGCATCGTCCAGGAACGAGTTGAGCGAAAGACGCAGATGTCGAAGTGTCGTCGCATGCATCCTCCTACGCCGTAAGTCGTGTCCGTACGTACACATGCAGCGTCACTGTGCCATTCTCGCCTTCTTCTATGTCCATCTTCTTTTGCACATCGTGAGGGCGTAGCTCCTTATCCACTTGGATCACCCGCTGAATCGTCGTGGCCACATCACGCGTCGGGCATGGCAGCTGTACAGATCTATCGCGTCAGCAGGGCCTACGCACACATGATGCCGCAGGGGCACCGACGCTGTCGCCATCAAAAGAGCCGCCTCGcgcccgcagcgcctccCAGGGACGGCGACTCACGTggctcgacacgcgcgcgcgagtCGCGTGGGTGTGTCACGCCCCTTTTTTTCCCACCCCAACACCGAACCGGCGGGCCATGGCTGAGGATTCGCACCCCATTCGCTCCGGCTTGCGCATGCTCAAGCGCTCCTGGAGCTCGAATGAgaatgtgccgccgccacaAAGCTCGCCGCCGGTGATAGATTTGTGTTCCTCACCGCCACGGCCTGAGGCCAAGCACCGCAAAATCTGTGACGCACCCTTGCCGGCTCGGCCATCGCCGTTCCACATACCACCGCGCAAGGCTGacggcgatgacgacgattTTCTGCCGCTTGGTGACCAGGCTCCATTGATGCCGCGGAGTCGGTCGTCCTCCCCGGTCAAGACCTCCAACATCAATGCGCTTGTCAAGCCTCTGATGggcgcgcgctcgcgctcgtccacgcCTCAGATACCCACTTCATCCGTGCCTACGTCTCCAGAGAAGCGCTCGATTGCTCGCGTATTTCTCTCGCCTGAGCAGCAGAGTGTGCTGGAGGCGGCTGTGAAGCACGGCAAGAATGTGTTTTTCACAGGGTCGGCTGGCGCCGGAAAGTCGTATCTGCTTCGCCAGATGATCCACGACTTGCACGCCAAGTACAGCAAGTCGTCCGGCGCCGTTGCCATCACTGCCTCGACGGGCATTGCCGCGTGCAATATCGGCGGTATCACGCTGCACAGCTTCAGTGGCGTGGGCATTGGAACGGGGACAGTGGAGCAGCTGTGTCGCTATGTGCGTCGGAACCGCAATGCCGTGACGCGCTGGAAAAAGACCAGTGTGCTTGTGATTGACGAGGTCTCGATGATCGATCCCAAGCTGTTTGAGAAGCTCGAGTGCGTGGCACGCCACATTCGGCAGTCTGTGAAGCCGTTTGGCGGCATCCAAATCATCATGTCGGGCGACTTTTTCCAGCTGCCCCCCGTGTCGCAGggcgccacgagcttcGTGTTTGAGTCGCCCACCTGGTCGCAAGTGATCGAGCAAAAGTTCAATCTCACGCAAGTATTTCGGCAGCGCGATCAGCAGTTTGTGAACATGCTCAACGACATGCGTCTCGGCAAACTCGCGCCGGAAACGATCCAAGCCTTCTCGAAGCTCGAGCGTACGCCATCCCTGCCAGAGGGGATCGTGCCGACGGAGCTGTACGCCGTCCGATCCGACGTCGACAAAGCCAACCAGATGCGCTTGGATGCACTGCAGACGGAAATGCGCACTTATACCAGTCTCGACGATGGCTCCCTCCCTCCCGatcagctgcagcgcacgctggaAAACTTTATGCCATCACGCCGCATCGCTCTCAAAAAGGGCGCGCAAGTCATGCTGATCAAAAACGTGGACCGCGAGTTGTCCAACGGATCGGTCGGCACGGTCCTCGATttcgtcgacgacgagtcATTCAAGGAGCTGTACGGGGAAGAAGACGCGCCCGACACGCTcctgcgcgccgagcgtgcgccgGGTGCCACGCGGCAAGAAAGCAAGACGGAGCCTCGGCCCGCACCGCGCTGGCCGCTCGTCCGCTTCCACCTGGTCAACGGACGCACCCGCGACTTTCTCGCGCGTCCCGAGGCGTGGAAGACCGAGGAGCCGTCCGGCAAGGTCGTGGCGTCTCGGACCCAAGTGCCCCTCATCCTGGCATGGGCCATGTCGATTCACAAGTCGCAGGGTCAGACACTGCAGTACTGCCGCATAGACCTTCGTCGCGTGTTTGAAAAAGGCCAAGCGTACGTGGCGCTGTCCCGTGCGACGTCTCTCGACGGGCTGCAAGTGATTGGCTTCCATCCCAGCAAGGTGATGGCCCATCCCAAAGTCATCGCGTGGAACCGCCAAGAATTCGCTACATAGACCCTACAAATTGAGGTCCTCCTCATGGTAGTTTTCCTGGATCAGACGGTACACGTACGACGGCGGGTGCTCGCCCACATTCGTGATGATCACGTCCAAGTCACTGGGTGAAACGATGTCCCACAACGGATTCTCGATCTCAGCCCGCTCGGCGAGGACCCGCGACGACGCATAGTTGACGAGCTGGGACGTCGGACCCTGGTTGCCCGTGCGCAGACGCTCTGGGCCGACCCACGACCAGTCCGGCGAGATTTTGAAGACACCCGCGAGCGCCACGACAGGCGTGCTATGCTCAcgcgcggccatggcaaTGGCCATCGATCCGATCGTAGCCAAGATCCCGCCATTGGCTAGCAcacagcgcgcgccaagAATCACTTTCGAGACACGCGGCATGAGCGCATACACGTTCGAGTCCGGTACAAGCAGCACAGACAGGCCATCGGACGCCAGGGCGCGCGCCATCTCATGCCCGGAAAAGGCAGGCGCTGACTCAGGAACGACAGCGATAAACTTGCGGTGcttggcggcggcgcgcaaAAACGTCTGGACGGTCGGCGAGTAGCCGAGCGTCAGAATGACTTCGCCCGAGTGAATGTGGTCGCGCGCGTCCTTTGCAATGCTGGTATCGACCGAATCAAActcatccagcagctcctgAATCGCCTGGATGAGCAGCGGTTTGAGTTGGTAGGCATGCGACGCGGTCGCACCGGCCggctgcggcgccggcTCGTCAtccgacgacatggagtcggacatgcgcagcgacggcgagTCGTTGCCATCCTGCAGCGGCGACTGCACACCGTAGGGAGACGacacgagcgcatggtcCATCGGGGGCAGGACTAGATCGGAAATCGAGAACGACCGGgatggcgtcgctggcacGCTGATATCTGACATGGACGCATGCATGGATGTAGCCGGTGAAGTGGGCATAGAGACCGACAGCGCAGCAAGCGATTGTACCACCGACGCATGCGGTTGCAGCGGCGGACGAGTCGTGCCAGCGCCCAGCGTACTCGTCAGGGCCTTGGCCTcctcgcgcagcaggaACAAAATACGCCGCGTCACATTCCCGATCACAGGCTCAAACGGCTGCGCCTCCTGCAGATAGTGTCCGACCGTGCGAATCAAGCCCaccagctcgtccagctgcGATACTTTCGTGGCGCTCAcgacggcacgcagcgtcttggCCGTGGCCTCCGCGATCGCCTCCGTCGACACAAATTGGTGCCGTCGCAACTTATTCTCAAGCTCCTTGACGGCAACGAGCGAGAAGCGGTCCCGCAGCACCTGCTCAATTCCCTCGCTCATAGGGGCCTGTCGTCGAGCCACACGTACGGCACAGCGTCGTCTACATTTCGTATCACGTGACCCAAGCATCCTacgagggcggcggcggcggtgcacgaCGTCGTGGGGCAGGCGTGTCAAAGTCATCGTGCGACGTGacgtgccgacggcgcGGATGCCTCGTGTCATCGTGCTTGCCACGCCAATATCGCTGTACATAGGCGCGAAGACCGGTCGGAGGCGTCTCTCGTGCGGGTATCGCTGGCGCCTGTCGTCGAAGGGGAGGCGTCACTGTGCCACTGGCGGCGGATGGGGAGGGCGGGTCGACAGAACTTGAGTGAGCATGCAGCTCTGGCATGGATGCGGACGAGAGAGTGTGGGCAAGCCTCGGCATACGagcgggcggcgcgggcggcgcacggcgcctgtTGCCGATATGTGGCGGAGCATCCCCGCTACTCTGCCGTGACCATGACTCGAGGGTGCGCACGTCGAAATCCAGCGGCATGCACGCCTCCTGCTCATCTTCTAGCTCGTATTCGGACCATAACAAAGGGATCGTATCCGCGTCGACACCCAACATGCATGCCTGTGAGGCGGCTGTAGGCTGTAAGCAGGCGAGTAGCCACATGTACTGAATCACGTCATGGTCATGgctggaagaagaagcCCCTCGGATCCCCCCTTCTCCGTGCAGACAGGCAACAAGCGGAGTATTGCCAGCATCTGTCCCGACGCACCACTCAGCGTCGAGGCACAGCTGCGCCAAAGTCAAGGTCCGCTCGCTCATGTCATGCAGAGAAGCTGTGCGGACCAGATTCGTAAGTAGGCGCACAATATGAGCCCGTTTGTATTCCACCGACCACAACTGAGTCTGGGTGAGCAGGGCATGGAGTACACACAGGTAAGCCTGCCGAAGCACATCGTACGCATCCGGCAAGTCACCCAGTTGACGCAGGAAAATGTCGACCAATACTTTGAGGTCATTCACATAAAAGTAAGAGGCCGTCTCACGCAACGTGAATATGGCTCCAAGTAACTTGAGCACGAGAATGTGGAACCGGCACCCATCGAATGTCGTACTCGGCGTCCGATTCAGCAGGTACACGACATTCTCGCCGAACGGCTTGCTTGTGTGCAAGCGATGCTGAATGTGTGAGAGAAGCGACGCGGCATTCGTCGACATCATGCATtgctcatgcagcgcgagcatcACGGACATGCAGATGGCGCTTTGTTCGTGCGACTCATGCGTCTCCATCACGGACAGTACATGATCCACAAAAGGGCGCGTTATGCCACGCATGTCGTGAGAAGACAGACGAACAGAGCAAAGACACTC
It includes:
- a CDS encoding AP-1 complex subunit sigma 1/2 translates to MAIQWVLLISRQGKVRLSKWYGTMSQKSKAKIVKDITQIILARRSRMCNFVEYKENKVVYRRYASLFFVAGISPDDNELTTLEVIHRFVEVLDRYFGNVCELDLIFNFQKAYQVLDELLMAGELQESSKKSVLRVVMQGDNVEEAENEDNLARIGSRSG
- a CDS encoding plasma membrane protein involved in remodeling GPI anchors, yielding MLPMHLATQAGGDDPHPRLSSVGARMRHVTSLTPNAYATEPAQDTSKAQASDMPPPSPPHWTTWEFYLYYVAAALVIPYMIYVPMYLSSPSRPEYAKYYYYLVDGWMGGRMRDNSDHQYRLLRDHGLLLLVLMLSYAALSRLVRWIASRSGPHAQHVRMAFLGVTGAVFVTALHGINAVKLFVFSILNYVLASSAAWLPPHIVQAMIWAYNGGMLFLVFYTNGMPFATFWPSLAWLDTYAGLVPRWYISYNFTMLRLVSFALDYVWARCRRGTKPVPTGVPSKDRMHLPHELPAYSLTAQLLYLSYPPLFIAGPIVTFNDFWSQVCKPLHIPVRVIAVYACRCLFAVLSIEFMLHYMYVNAIKTAGVWDAYTPMEMAILSFWSLEFVWFKLVVPWRLFRLWALLDGVDVPENVIRSITNSPSALRFWRAWHRSYNLWVVRYIYIPLGGAKRQLVSSLVVFTFVALWHDLSFTLLAWAWLIVLFLVPEIVGRSLVPSRVYGQRPWFRHVRALGTVANMFMMISANLVGFVIGLDGVQFVWSQMVETGAGRVCLLQLIVVLFIAAQLMYEYRAEEWRRGIWKPY
- a CDS encoding ATP-dependent DNA helicase PIF1 codes for the protein MAEDSHPIRSGLRMLKRSWSSNENVPPPQSSPPVIDLCSSPPRPEAKHRKICDAPLPARPSPFHIPPRKADGDDDDFLPLGDQAPLMPRSRSSSPVKTSNINALVKPLMGARSRSSTPQIPTSSVPTSPEKRSIARVFLSPEQQSVLEAAVKHGKNVFFTGSAGAGKSYLLRQMIHDLHAKYSKSSGAVAITASTGIAACNIGGITLHSFSGVGIGTGTVEQLCRYVRRNRNAVTRWKKTSVLVIDEVSMIDPKLFEKLECVARHIRQSVKPFGGIQIIMSGDFFQLPPVSQGATSFVFESPTWSQVIEQKFNLTQVFRQRDQQFVNMLNDMRLGKLAPETIQAFSKLERTPSLPEGIVPTELYAVRSDVDKANQMRLDALQTEMRTYTSLDDGSLPPDQLQRTLENFMPSRRIALKKGAQVMLIKNVDRELSNGSVGTVLDFVDDESFKELYGEEDAPDTLLRAERAPGATRQESKTEPRPAPRWPLVRFHLVNGRTRDFLARPEAWKTEEPSGKVVASRTQVPLILAWAMSIHKSQGQTLQYCRIDLRRVFEKGQAYVALSRATSLDGLQVIGFHPSKVMAHPKVIAWNRQEFAT
- a CDS encoding EKC/KEOPS complex subunit PCC1/LAGE3 gives rise to the protein MATASVPLRHHVSVQLPCPTRDVATTIQRVIQVDKELRPHDVQKKMDIEEGENGTVTLHVRMHATTLRHLRLSLNSFLDDAALIVRTMDTLRTGGTDLHTGAVEQGSVGLAG
- a CDS encoding protein ROT1, whose translation is MRPAMLVWLIATLLLGHVMADLATEKRNRKIEGTWSSGAGNVMTGQDEKGVAFFNPMRRHFTVPPTAGYSYSFTKDGHFEMAQFTYQTNPKDVHCFSASLVWQHGTYKYDGTNIYMSPYKGDGAIQTMGECLDPQVQMNYYAEKEVGANVTVYTDNDIVFYPDESMYVLQMHKFNGKPLPKMYLRYRPPRMMPTRSIFKQVIGAPG
- a CDS encoding amino-acid N-acetyltransferase; translated protein: MSRVPRLVLEVLKSRATLRDSKPYLSMFTQRQPTPPVPRSAAQDRAVLHDKAQSMSDSPPLSLATDATSTADRTSRTVPSLDKTYTALVKLQGPFSDRQLGSIAEGLVYLQKLGLMCAIVLDHDSWPRSYPEALEDEDLLSYTSSSPETCRGLLEAGLRKRMVQELWRVADALTDAGASSWPHTDAVMCISSHLSNMHLVGDASLHNVYRALRGGHIPIIMPMALYEPPNEHTLRNVCVDANQVMVSLSREMSSENQTEDLTPLRLMVISREGGVPSHARNGHPHLMINLASEYESIRASYIWNETHPAALSNLTMLRDCLAYMPHVASGLMASHRSPQSLVANLITNKAAYSPSLPPRLLAARREMRHMPTVVRAGMPVSVMTRWQDIDLGRVQKVLESSFHRKLDAPAYFARLEKCLDFMIVTGDYEGLAIVTREYAPDDLPHTEPIAYLDKFAILPSLQGSGAVDFLWNALRDEVHGLGLLDALNNNGGHNGIGQGRDLVWKSRAANKVNRWYFERSNGFMTLPGPPPHWYLFWCDAEDRLKRYAGEPVVSPGARLDDVWTNASETAPMLPIIVPEEQGRWDRWARCLQRIPSAWKA
- a CDS encoding translation initiation factor eIF-2B subunit beta, yielding MSEGIEQVLRDRFSLVAVKELENKLRRHQFVSTEAIAEATAKTLRAVVSATKVSQLDELVGLIRTVGHYLQEAQPFEPVIGNVTRRILFLLREEAKALTSTLGAGTTRPPLQPHASVVQSLAALSVSMPTSPATSMHASMSDISVPATPSRSFSISDLVLPPMDHALVSSPYGVQSPLQDGNDSPSLRMSDSMSSDDEPAPQPAGATASHAYQLKPLLIQAIQELLDEFDSVDTSIAKDARDHIHSGEVILTLGYSPTVQTFLRAAAKHRKFIAVVPESAPAFSGHEMARALASDGLSVLLVPDSNVYALMPRVSKVILGARCVLANGGILATIGSMAIAMAAREHSTPVVALAGVFKISPDWSWVGPERLRTGNQGPTSQLVNYASSRVLAERAEIENPLWDIVSPSDLDVIITNVGEHPPSYVYRLIQENYHEEDLNL